One genomic region from Aliarcobacter cryaerophilus ATCC 43158 encodes:
- the rpsF gene encoding 30S ribosomal protein S6, producing the protein MSKLKHYETMFILKPTLTEEETVAQLDGVKALFEKNGAEIVATENIGIKELAYEIEKCKRGYYYVIYFRAPANSIAEIERNYRNNEELIRFMFIKYETKKEVSSWTKMSEEAIKRASK; encoded by the coding sequence ATGTCAAAATTAAAACATTATGAAACAATGTTTATTTTAAAGCCTACTTTAACTGAAGAAGAGACAGTAGCACAACTTGATGGAGTTAAAGCTCTATTTGAAAAAAATGGTGCAGAGATAGTTGCAACTGAAAATATTGGTATAAAAGAGCTAGCATACGAAATTGAAAAATGTAAAAGAGGTTACTACTATGTAATCTATTTTAGAGCGCCAGCAAATTCAATTGCAGAGATTGAAAGAAATTATAGAAACAACGAAGAACTTATTAGATTTATGTTTATTAAATATGAAACTAAAAAAGAGGTTTCTTCTTGGACTAAAATGAGTGAAGAAGCTATAAAAAGAGCTTCAAAGTAA
- the ssb gene encoding single-stranded DNA-binding protein, with amino-acid sequence MYNKTIMVGNLTRDIELKYLPSGSAVAKSSIASSYRYKSQTGEQKEEVCFLEFNMFGRSAEVANQYLKKGSKVLLEGRLVLEQWTAQDGSSRSRHSLRVEEMKMLDSKGSNEGGSYGNNSYNQVPKEQYNEPSYNPNQGAGRVTQARAEQNIPEIDIDDEIPF; translated from the coding sequence ATGTATAATAAGACAATTATGGTTGGAAATCTTACGAGAGATATTGAATTGAAATATCTACCTAGTGGTTCAGCAGTTGCTAAAAGTTCAATTGCTTCATCTTACAGATATAAATCACAAACAGGAGAACAAAAAGAAGAAGTTTGTTTTCTAGAGTTTAATATGTTTGGAAGAAGTGCAGAAGTTGCTAATCAATACTTAAAAAAAGGTTCTAAAGTTTTACTAGAAGGAAGATTGGTTCTTGAACAGTGGACTGCGCAAGACGGAAGTTCTAGAAGCAGACACTCTTTAAGAGTTGAAGAGATGAAAATGTTGGATAGCAAAGGTTCAAATGAGGGTGGTTCTTACGGGAATAACTCTTATAATCAAGTTCCAAAAGAGCAATACAATGAACCTTCATACAATCCAAATCAAGGTGCAGGAAGAGTAACTCAAGCAAGAGCTGAGCAAAATATTCCTGAAATCGATATCGACGACGAAATACCGTTTTAG
- the rpsR gene encoding 30S ribosomal protein S18 has product MAERRKYGKKSCKYTEMKVDFIDYKNIELLKISMSERGKIMPRRLTGNSKNSQEMVEKAIKRARHMALVPYIVDTQNVSDSAYSKSFL; this is encoded by the coding sequence ATGGCTGAAAGAAGAAAATACGGAAAAAAATCTTGTAAATATACTGAAATGAAAGTAGATTTTATTGATTATAAAAATATTGAGCTTTTAAAAATTTCTATGAGTGAAAGAGGTAAAATTATGCCTAGAAGACTTACAGGAAATTCTAAAAATTCTCAAGAGATGGTAGAAAAAGCAATTAAAAGAGCAAGACACATGGCACTTGTTCCATATATCGTAGATACTCAAAATGTATCTGACAGTGCATATTCAAAATCATTTTTATAA
- the prfB gene encoding peptide chain release factor 2: protein MDAYEYSELLKLLNTKLNNIKGILKPDLLNKRLQEIIELESAQDFWNDIDNATKIGIEKNRILGKLNKFNKAYESLNGTNELYEMANSEKDEDTLELLYEEASDLESLIKSTEISVMLSNPDDTLNAIVTIHPGAGGTESQDWASILYRMYLRWAERNDFKIEVLDYQNGDEAGIKDVSFVIRGENAYGYMKTENGIHRLVRISPFDSNAKRHTSFSSVMVSPEVDDNIDIVIEDKDIRIDTYRASGAGGQHVNKTESAIRITHIATNIVVQCQNDRSQHKNKASAMKMLKSRLYELELEKQRASKDTGDKSENGWGHQIRSYVLQPYQQVKDSRSNIGYSNVEAILDGDITKIMEDVLIATSSN from the coding sequence ATGGATGCCTATGAATATTCAGAACTTCTAAAACTACTTAACACAAAACTAAACAACATAAAAGGTATTTTAAAGCCTGATTTATTAAATAAAAGATTGCAAGAGATTATAGAGCTTGAATCAGCTCAAGATTTTTGGAATGATATTGACAACGCTACAAAAATTGGAATAGAAAAAAATAGAATTTTAGGAAAACTAAATAAATTTAATAAGGCTTATGAGTCATTAAACGGTACAAATGAACTTTATGAGATGGCAAATAGTGAAAAAGATGAAGATACTTTAGAACTTCTATATGAGGAAGCTAGTGATTTAGAAAGTTTAATAAAATCAACTGAAATATCTGTAATGCTTTCAAATCCAGATGATACACTAAATGCAATCGTAACAATACATCCAGGAGCTGGTGGAACAGAGTCACAAGATTGGGCCTCAATTTTATATAGAATGTATTTAAGATGGGCTGAAAGAAATGATTTTAAAATTGAAGTATTAGATTATCAAAATGGTGATGAAGCTGGAATAAAAGATGTAAGCTTTGTAATAAGAGGTGAAAATGCATATGGATATATGAAGACTGAAAATGGTATTCACAGGTTAGTGCGAATATCTCCTTTTGACTCAAATGCAAAAAGACATACATCTTTTTCATCTGTTATGGTAAGCCCTGAAGTAGATGATAATATTGATATTGTAATAGAAGATAAAGATATAAGAATTGATACATATAGAGCCAGTGGTGCTGGTGGACAACATGTTAATAAAACAGAATCGGCTATAAGAATTACACATATTGCTACAAATATTGTTGTTCAGTGTCAAAATGATAGAAGTCAACATAAAAACAAAGCAAGTGCAATGAAAATGCTTAAATCAAGACTTTATGAGCTTGAACTTGAAAAACAAAGAGCATCTAAAGATACGGGTGATAAGAGTGAAAATGGATGGGGGCATCAAATTAGATCTTATGTTTTACAACCATATCAGCAAGTAAAAGATAGTAGAAGTAATATTGGATATTCAAATGTAGAAGCTATTTTAGATGGAGATATTACAAAAATTATGGAAGATGTTTTAATAGCTACTAGCTCAAATTAA
- a CDS encoding c-type cytochrome: MKKIIASCALLCGASLLADTTMCFKENYPSMATIETVPLNGGACGGKYSINDMKKKGWLVDDIKINGSSYIYILKTQDHGKTMAGVAPSGISQEQMESNILAKLEAKQEAEEQAAIVKENETMLADAKVLYTNQCQSCHGEKGDKTKGNSKLKNISQKDMEQALKDYELGISEEKRSSIYGPAHINFLNNKSIKGIKAYLDSIQ, encoded by the coding sequence TTGAAAAAAATTATTGCTTCTTGTGCACTATTATGTGGAGCTTCTCTTTTAGCAGACACTACTATGTGCTTTAAAGAAAACTACCCATCTATGGCAACTATTGAAACTGTTCCTCTAAATGGTGGAGCTTGTGGAGGGAAATACTCTATTAATGATATGAAAAAAAAGGGTTGGCTTGTTGATGATATTAAAATAAATGGTTCTAGTTATATTTATATCTTAAAAACTCAAGATCATGGAAAAACTATGGCTGGTGTTGCACCATCTGGAATTAGTCAAGAACAAATGGAATCAAATATTCTTGCTAAGCTTGAAGCTAAACAAGAAGCTGAAGAGCAAGCTGCTATTGTAAAAGAGAATGAAACTATGTTAGCTGATGCAAAAGTTTTATATACAAATCAATGTCAAAGCTGTCATGGAGAAAAAGGTGATAAAACAAAAGGTAATTCAAAACTTAAAAATATAAGCCAGAAAGATATGGAACAAGCTCTGAAAGATTATGAATTAGGAATTAGTGAAGAGAAAAGAAGTTCTATTTATGGACCTGCTCATATTAATTTCTTAAATAACAAAAGCATAAAAGGTATCAAAGCTTATTTAGATAGTATTCAATAA
- a CDS encoding dihydroneopterin aldolase: MKIEIEQLTFKCIIGILHFERVKKQKVIINLSFDYDFIKDNFIDYSEVANLVKKTMKEHKFELIEDAIKTIKKLLEDTYTIKNLKLKISKPNILKDCIVSISS, translated from the coding sequence ATGAAAATAGAGATTGAACAACTTACTTTTAAATGTATTATTGGAATTCTTCATTTTGAGAGAGTAAAAAAACAAAAAGTTATAATCAACCTTAGTTTTGATTATGATTTTATTAAAGATAATTTCATAGACTATTCAGAAGTTGCAAATCTTGTAAAAAAAACTATGAAAGAGCATAAATTTGAACTTATTGAAGATGCAATAAAAACAATAAAAAAACTTCTAGAAGATACTTACACAATAAAAAATCTCAAATTAAAAATCTCAAAACCAAATATTTTAAAAGATTGTATAGTAAGCATTTCTTCTTAA
- the plsY gene encoding glycerol-3-phosphate 1-O-acyltransferase PlsY translates to MDFFTNENIIFYLLAYLIGSIPFGLILAKTFAGVDIKNDGSRSIGATNVLRVVKKTNPSLAKKLGIATVILDALKGTILLLVGIFIFNLSEQTLWTMAVLSVLGHCYSIYLGLEGGKGVATGLGVYIVLIPISTLIGAIVWFICAKVLKISSLSSLLALIAVIISSIFINNGLNIGSNAPMYLIAFIILYKHIPNIIRLLKGEEKKVV, encoded by the coding sequence ATGGATTTTTTTACAAATGAAAATATAATTTTTTATCTTTTAGCATATTTAATAGGCTCTATCCCTTTTGGTTTAATACTAGCAAAAACTTTCGCAGGTGTTGATATAAAAAATGATGGAAGTAGAAGTATTGGTGCCACAAATGTTTTAAGAGTAGTAAAAAAAACAAATCCTAGTTTAGCAAAAAAATTAGGTATTGCAACAGTTATTTTAGATGCTTTAAAAGGTACAATTTTACTTTTAGTTGGTATATTTATTTTTAATTTAAGTGAGCAAACTCTTTGGACAATGGCTGTTTTGAGTGTTTTAGGGCACTGCTATTCTATATATTTAGGATTAGAAGGCGGAAAAGGTGTTGCAACTGGACTTGGAGTTTATATTGTTTTAATTCCAATTTCTACACTAATTGGTGCAATTGTTTGGTTTATTTGTGCAAAAGTTTTAAAAATATCATCTTTATCTTCACTTTTGGCACTAATTGCGGTAATTATTAGCTCTATTTTTATAAACAACGGTTTAAATATAGGTTCAAATGCACCTATGTATCTAATTGCTTTTATAATTTTATACAAACATATTCCAAATATTATAAGACTTCTAAAAGGTGAAGAGAAAAAAGTAGTATGA
- the nadA gene encoding quinolinate synthase NadA codes for MNYKEEILKLKKELDVVLVAHFYQRDEVFELADITGDSLELAKKVMESDKEFVVFCGVGFMGESAKILNPEKRVLMPRIACCAMARMIDEGYFLENLKKMNEAGISNDDILPITYINSSASVKARVGEMGGMVCTSSNAYKIIEKGLKYGKKIFFVPDRCLGQNFAKSLGLKSAVIGDGTNLKDADIICYNGFCSVHQQFNIDDIDFYREKYPGIIVAVHPECDPAVCDKADFVGSTSQLIKFIKELPEEQKVVVGTEFNMVNRLREKNTYILSSTKPECPTMNETTLEHVYLTLKSIKENKISELSEIKVDDKTRYWAKIALERMFEI; via the coding sequence TTGAATTATAAAGAAGAGATTTTAAAACTAAAAAAAGAGCTAGATGTTGTACTTGTAGCTCACTTTTATCAAAGAGATGAAGTATTTGAATTAGCTGATATAACTGGTGATAGCCTTGAATTAGCCAAAAAAGTTATGGAAAGCGACAAAGAGTTTGTTGTATTTTGTGGTGTTGGATTTATGGGAGAGAGTGCAAAAATCTTAAATCCAGAAAAAAGAGTTCTAATGCCAAGAATTGCTTGTTGTGCAATGGCTAGAATGATTGATGAAGGTTATTTTTTAGAAAATTTGAAAAAGATGAATGAAGCTGGAATATCAAATGATGATATTTTACCAATTACTTACATTAACTCAAGTGCAAGCGTAAAAGCTAGAGTTGGTGAAATGGGTGGAATGGTCTGTACATCTTCAAATGCTTATAAAATAATTGAAAAAGGTTTAAAATATGGTAAAAAAATATTTTTTGTACCTGATAGATGTTTAGGACAAAATTTTGCAAAAAGCTTAGGATTAAAATCAGCAGTTATAGGAGATGGAACAAATTTAAAAGATGCTGATATTATTTGTTATAACGGTTTTTGTAGTGTTCATCAACAATTTAATATTGATGATATAGATTTTTATAGAGAAAAATATCCAGGTATTATTGTAGCTGTCCATCCAGAGTGTGATCCAGCTGTTTGTGATAAAGCTGATTTTGTTGGTTCAACTTCTCAATTAATAAAATTTATAAAAGAGCTACCAGAGGAACAAAAAGTTGTTGTTGGGACAGAGTTTAATATGGTTAATAGATTAAGAGAGAAAAATACATATATTTTAAGTTCAACAAAACCAGAGTGTCCTACTATGAATGAGACAACTTTAGAGCATGTTTATTTGACTTTAAAATCTATAAAAGAGAATAAAATAAGTGAATTATCAGAGATAAAAGTAGATGACAAGACAAGATACTGGGCAAAAATAGCTCTTGAAAGGATGTTTGAAATATGA
- the nadC gene encoding carboxylating nicotinate-nucleotide diphosphorylase — protein MIHIKRFVKQAITEDNGRGDLFYDIAPDGKFTAKIVSKSNGVLAGVKYAQTLAQTEKIKVDFLKKDGDKIQAGDILAKLEGKASKLLSSERTFLNMLQHASGIATMASKFVEKLDGFDVVLLDTRKTRPQLRDFEKYASRVGGAINHRLGLDDCLMLKDTHLRTIENLAEFVKIARKRISWVTKIEIECETFSQVETAMEAGADIIMCDNMTFQQIKDVVKYRDDKYPHILVEASGNINLDTIQEYAKTGVDAVSSGSIIHQATWLDFSMRVD, from the coding sequence ATGATTCATATTAAAAGGTTTGTAAAGCAAGCAATAACAGAAGACAACGGAAGAGGAGATTTATTTTACGATATTGCTCCTGATGGAAAATTTACAGCAAAGATTGTTTCTAAAAGTAATGGAGTATTAGCTGGTGTTAAATATGCTCAAACTTTAGCTCAAACAGAAAAAATAAAAGTTGATTTTTTGAAAAAAGATGGTGACAAAATACAAGCTGGAGATATTTTGGCAAAACTAGAAGGAAAAGCTTCAAAACTACTTTCAAGTGAGAGAACTTTTTTAAATATGCTTCAGCATGCAAGCGGAATAGCTACAATGGCTAGTAAATTTGTTGAAAAACTAGATGGTTTTGATGTTGTTTTATTGGACACTAGAAAAACACGACCACAATTGAGAGATTTTGAAAAATATGCTTCAAGAGTCGGTGGAGCAATAAACCATAGATTGGGTCTTGATGATTGTTTGATGCTTAAAGATACGCACCTTAGAACTATTGAAAATCTGGCAGAATTTGTAAAAATAGCAAGAAAAAGAATATCTTGGGTTACAAAAATAGAAATAGAGTGTGAAACTTTTTCTCAAGTTGAAACAGCTATGGAAGCTGGTGCTGATATTATAATGTGTGATAATATGACATTTCAACAAATAAAAGATGTTGTAAAATATAGAGATGATAAATATCCTCATATTTTAGTAGAAGCTAGTGGAAATATAAATCTTGACACTATTCAAGAGTATGCAAAAACAGGAGTTGATGCTGTTAGTAGTGGAAGTATAATTCATCAAGCAACTTGGCTTGATTTTTCAATGAGAGTTGATTGA
- a CDS encoding DHH family phosphoesterase: protein MSNKIDMSLYQKALELIEKSRYILIITHVNPDPDSIGSALALSNLFAENKIKHKVFNISSDLPKNLDFLNRFDKITNILPPFYDLAISVDCGTYKRIGFDLSKDVPLINFDHHASNNNFGTINIVDPYKSSTAEIVFEFFKHNGLNISKYSAQSLYCGIYDDTLAFSLGRCDEDTFKKVNFLVECGASPSFIANKLLRRDSLAKYRIIPKVLDSLELYKEGEIATIYALEEWFKITGAHSRDCEDALDMIMSMQIVKIAFFIRFINGACRVSLRSKNELDVSKIASIFDGGGHFNASGCTIDTKDVEVAKNLVLKEVIKYYG from the coding sequence TTGAGCAATAAAATAGATATGAGTTTGTATCAAAAAGCTTTAGAACTAATAGAAAAAAGTAGATACATTTTAATAATAACTCATGTAAATCCAGATCCTGATTCTATTGGGAGTGCTTTGGCTCTATCAAATTTATTTGCAGAAAATAAAATCAAACATAAAGTTTTTAATATTAGCTCTGATTTACCAAAAAATTTAGATTTTTTGAATAGATTTGATAAAATAACAAATATTTTACCACCTTTTTATGATTTAGCTATTAGTGTTGATTGTGGAACTTATAAGAGGATTGGATTTGATTTATCAAAAGATGTACCACTTATAAATTTTGATCATCATGCTTCAAATAATAATTTTGGCACAATAAATATAGTAGATCCATATAAAAGCAGTACAGCTGAGATTGTTTTTGAATTTTTCAAACATAATGGATTAAATATATCAAAATATAGTGCGCAATCACTTTATTGTGGAATATATGATGATACTTTGGCATTTTCTTTAGGAAGATGCGATGAAGATACTTTTAAAAAAGTTAACTTTTTGGTTGAGTGTGGTGCTAGTCCATCATTTATCGCAAATAAGCTTTTAAGAAGAGATAGTTTGGCAAAATACAGAATTATTCCAAAAGTTTTAGATAGTTTAGAACTTTATAAAGAGGGAGAAATAGCTACTATTTATGCTCTTGAAGAGTGGTTTAAAATTACTGGTGCACACAGTCGAGATTGTGAAGATGCTCTTGATATGATTATGAGTATGCAAATAGTAAAAATTGCATTTTTTATACGATTTATAAATGGAGCTTGTAGAGTATCTTTGAGATCTAAAAATGAGCTTGATGTCTCAAAAATAGCTTCTATTTTTGATGGTGGTGGACATTTTAATGCATCAGGATGTACAATAGATACAAAAGATGTAGAAGTTGCAAAAAATTTAGTATTAAAGGAAGTTATAAAATATTATGGATAA
- a CDS encoding M23 family metallopeptidase produces the protein MDKKSGLLYISISVMIVVVIVLGVILTLDREEPSIYVQTEVNQKDIYWNLQTPIRVEVADKSKLKSFETILIDDQKEFVLENELINEDTNSGILTFEIKPFKPTDGFKATNAILRVKAKDSSSWNFFDGNEAIKDTNLIIDRRSPQASVISNSYMIKQGGSGILIVEINDENLKDYYVTFNDEVIFELFPFHKKNFYISIITWPIDLTDFKGVKVVAIDMAGNKASAKVPFYYDRFKEKVDNLNISDDFIYSVSKNVLELSNIDVPTTPADIFVKANKDLRAKNLSTMRNVVIKNFADSQNMPFDVKTFIRMTNAKTFAMFGERRHYSYNNEKIDEAWHLGMDWASVKRASIVTTNPGKVIFRGYLGIYGESIIIDHGLGLSSLYAHTSAQSVDVGDMVVAGQEIGNTGSTGAVFGDHLHFGILIQGIEANPNEWLDSNWMKLNLTNTINSAIKIIDGNKK, from the coding sequence ATGGATAAAAAAAGTGGATTATTATATATAAGTATTTCAGTTATGATTGTTGTTGTTATTGTTTTAGGTGTTATTTTAACTTTAGATAGAGAAGAACCGAGTATTTATGTTCAAACTGAAGTTAATCAAAAAGATATTTATTGGAATTTACAAACTCCAATAAGAGTTGAAGTTGCAGATAAAAGTAAGTTGAAATCTTTTGAAACAATATTAATAGATGACCAAAAAGAGTTTGTTTTAGAAAATGAACTAATAAATGAAGATACAAATAGTGGAATTTTGACTTTTGAAATAAAACCTTTTAAGCCAACAGATGGATTTAAAGCTACAAATGCAATTTTAAGAGTAAAAGCAAAAGATAGTAGCAGTTGGAATTTTTTTGATGGAAATGAAGCTATTAAGGATACAAATTTAATAATTGATAGAAGATCACCACAAGCAAGTGTTATTTCAAATTCATACATGATAAAACAAGGTGGTAGTGGAATTTTAATTGTTGAAATAAATGATGAAAACCTAAAAGATTATTATGTTACATTCAATGATGAAGTTATTTTTGAACTTTTTCCATTTCATAAAAAAAATTTTTATATCTCTATTATTACATGGCCAATAGATTTAACAGACTTTAAAGGTGTTAAAGTTGTTGCTATTGATATGGCAGGAAATAAAGCTTCTGCAAAAGTTCCTTTTTATTATGATAGATTTAAAGAAAAAGTTGATAATTTAAATATTAGTGATGATTTTATTTATAGTGTTAGTAAAAATGTTTTAGAGCTTAGCAATATTGATGTTCCAACAACTCCTGCTGATATTTTTGTAAAAGCAAACAAAGATTTAAGAGCAAAAAATCTATCAACTATGAGAAATGTTGTAATCAAGAATTTTGCAGATAGTCAAAATATGCCTTTTGATGTTAAAACTTTTATAAGAATGACAAATGCAAAAACTTTTGCAATGTTTGGAGAGAGAAGACACTATTCTTATAATAATGAAAAAATAGATGAAGCATGGCATTTAGGAATGGATTGGGCTAGTGTAAAAAGAGCAAGTATTGTTACAACTAATCCTGGAAAGGTTATATTTAGGGGTTATTTAGGAATTTATGGAGAGAGTATTATTATTGACCATGGTTTAGGATTGTCATCTCTTTATGCACATACAAGTGCTCAGAGTGTTGATGTTGGAGATATGGTTGTTGCTGGACAAGAAATTGGAAATACAGGTTCTACTGGAGCTGTATTTGGAGATCATTTACACTTTGGAATTTTAATTCAAGGAATTGAAGCAAATCCAAATGAGTGGTTGGATTCAAATTGGATGAAACTAAATCTTACAAATACAATAAATAGTGCAATAAAAATTATAGATGGAAATAAAAAATGA
- the lpxC gene encoding UDP-3-O-acyl-N-acetylglucosamine deacetylase: MKQRTIKSDIEIVGIGLHKGVPVRMRLEPLPSNSGIIIYRSDAAVTIPLKKEYVVDTKMATVLGKDGVVVSTIEHLLSAIYAYGIDNLRVVLDNDEIPILDGSASGYCMLIEEAGIQEQEEGKKAIKIKKEVVVTTEDGKRVSLKPSNRIVYDFEIKFNHPAIGQQKFHFDYSIEEYKESIAKARTFGFLHEVQYLRSIGLALGGSMENAIVLDETKILNPEGLRYEDEFVRHKILDAIGDMALLEYTMIGEYEAVAGSHHLNHLLTKKLYEDKDNYEIIDLEEASSEAEVFELAFAKQLSAE; encoded by the coding sequence ATGAAACAAAGAACAATAAAGAGTGATATCGAAATTGTTGGAATAGGGCTTCATAAAGGGGTCCCTGTAAGAATGAGATTAGAGCCTTTGCCATCAAATAGTGGAATTATAATATATAGAAGTGATGCAGCAGTTACTATTCCACTAAAAAAAGAGTATGTTGTTGATACAAAAATGGCAACAGTTTTAGGTAAAGATGGAGTAGTAGTTTCAACTATTGAACATCTTTTATCTGCGATTTATGCTTATGGAATTGATAATTTAAGAGTTGTTTTAGATAATGATGAAATTCCAATTTTAGATGGAAGTGCTTCTGGATATTGTATGCTAATTGAAGAGGCTGGAATACAAGAGCAAGAAGAGGGAAAAAAAGCAATAAAAATCAAAAAAGAGGTTGTTGTTACAACAGAAGATGGGAAAAGAGTAAGTCTAAAACCATCAAATAGAATTGTTTATGATTTTGAGATTAAATTTAATCATCCAGCAATTGGACAGCAAAAATTTCATTTTGATTACTCAATTGAAGAGTACAAAGAGAGTATTGCAAAAGCTAGAACATTTGGATTTTTACATGAAGTTCAATATTTAAGAAGTATTGGTTTAGCACTTGGTGGAAGTATGGAAAATGCTATAGTTTTAGATGAAACAAAAATTCTAAATCCAGAGGGTTTAAGATATGAAGATGAGTTTGTAAGACATAAAATCCTTGATGCAATTGGTGATATGGCACTTTTAGAGTATACAATGATTGGCGAGTACGAAGCAGTGGCTGGAAGTCATCACTTGAATCATCTTTTAACAAAAAAACTTTATGAAGATAAAGATAATTATGAAATCATTGATTTAGAAGAGGCAAGTAGTGAAGCTGAAGTTTTTGAGCTTGCATTTGCAAAACAGTTGAGTGCAGAGTAA
- the thrB gene encoding homoserine kinase: MRISVPATSANLGPGFDCLGVALNLKNQVIIRPSKFHSVSLKGEGSNNPALKDNNMFISIFNDFYYNLTQKKRHFRFEFFNEIPLSRGLGSSSAVIVSAIASAYAIEGIKVEKERLLNLSLAYESHPDNITPAVMGGFNVASVHENEVKFINKSIPRTLKAVVVVPNRPISTTLSRKTLPYKYSKEDTIFNISHSSLLTAAFMSENWEMLKYASADMVHQQFRMRHMPELFEVQKTALKNGALMSTLSGSGSTFFSVAYSEDSQKLELALKEKFPHFRVMSVDFDNNGVKIEI; encoded by the coding sequence TTGAGAATTAGTGTTCCAGCAACCAGTGCAAATTTAGGGCCTGGGTTTGACTGTTTAGGAGTAGCTTTAAATTTAAAAAATCAAGTAATAATAAGACCATCAAAATTTCATAGTGTATCTTTAAAAGGTGAGGGTTCAAATAACCCAGCATTAAAAGACAATAATATGTTTATATCTATTTTTAACGACTTTTACTACAATTTGACACAAAAAAAGAGACATTTTCGATTTGAATTTTTTAATGAAATTCCACTTTCAAGAGGTCTAGGAAGCTCTTCTGCTGTTATTGTTTCTGCAATTGCTAGTGCTTATGCAATTGAAGGAATAAAAGTAGAAAAAGAGAGACTTTTAAATCTATCCTTGGCATACGAAAGCCATCCTGATAATATAACACCAGCTGTTATGGGTGGATTTAATGTAGCAAGCGTACATGAAAATGAGGTAAAATTTATAAATAAATCAATTCCTAGAACTTTAAAAGCAGTTGTTGTTGTACCAAATAGACCAATTTCAACTACATTATCAAGAAAAACTCTTCCATATAAATATTCAAAAGAGGATACAATTTTTAATATATCTCATTCATCACTTTTAACAGCTGCATTTATGAGTGAAAATTGGGAGATGTTAAAGTATGCATCAGCTGATATGGTTCATCAACAATTTAGAATGAGGCATATGCCAGAACTATTTGAAGTACAAAAAACAGCTCTAAAAAATGGTGCTTTAATGAGTACTCTTTCTGGTTCAGGTTCTACATTTTTTTCAGTAGCTTATAGTGAAGATAGTCAAAAGCTTGAACTTGCTTTAAAAGAGAAATTTCCTCATTTTAGAGTAATGAGTGTAGATTTTGATAATAATGGTGTAAAAATTGAAATTTAA
- a CDS encoding DUF448 domain-containing protein, which translates to MANLKIILRTCIFCRKKLEQKELLRFKCSNKQLSIYDNIGRSFYICKPCKVDFLDMKDIKRYEKALCRECKNKDKYVIQLEEILLDVR; encoded by the coding sequence TTGGCTAATTTGAAAATAATCTTAAGAACTTGCATATTCTGTAGGAAAAAGCTCGAACAAAAGGAGCTTTTAAGATTTAAATGTTCAAATAAACAGTTATCAATTTATGATAACATTGGAAGAAGCTTTTATATTTGCAAGCCATGTAAAGTTGATTTTTTGGATATGAAAGATATTAAGAGATATGAAAAAGCACTTTGTAGAGAGTGTAAAAATAAAGATAAGTATGTTATACAACTTGAGGAGATTTTATTAGATGTCAGATAA